CTGGGAAACGAGTAGCAGCACACATGAGTGTCAGCAAATAACAATTGCCAGAACGGGTCTTTGgtaggggaccaacacaatccACTATTATACGCTCAAAGGGCTCAGTCTGAATAGAAATAGGCTGTAGTGGTGCGGGTGGGATGACCTGATTAGGTTTACCTACTACCTGACATGTGTGACAGGTTCGGCAATAATGTGCTACATCACCCTTCATGCCTGGCCAAACAAAATACTTCAATGCCTGCAAGTAAGTTTTTCAAACCCCTGCATGTCCAGAGCCAAGTTTAAAACCTTGTTTCTAAGGGAACAGGGAACTACCACCTGGAACACATCCAGTTGACCATCTGTAAGACTGGGAGGGGACCATTTCCTCATTAAAACCTGATTCTCAATACAATAAGCAAAAGGATAATTCATCACTGCAGACTTCTCCACAACAGATTCGAAACAGTGAGCCAAAGAGGGGTCTGCCCTTTCACGTGATGTTGGCACTTCAACATCTGATACATTaacaacactgctgttatcTTGAGGTGATACATCTGCAGAAGGTTTAGAGACATTGTCTATCAAATCCTCATCATGACATAAGAAAGAATCAGACAAATCTACCACATCACCCAACATTGTCTGCTGGGTACGTGTTAACACACAAGCAGGGAACACAGAGGGATACTGGCCAGCAACATCGGGACTGCTATTCACAGGCTCTGACACCACTTCAGGTAAGGAATACATTTTGCTGCCAGCTATATCATTACCCAGAATGAGGGAAATACCGCTTAACAGAAGAGCTGAATGAACAGCAACCTTGACCAGACCTGAGAAACAGATTTCCAAATACACATTGTGTAGGGGCACACGAATTACAGTCAGTTCAATGCCTTGAATCAATACATCACTGCCTGCATACGACGCTTCTGAAAAGGATAATACACCCTCTAATATGAAAGACTGAGCAGAACCAGTGTCTCTCAATATCTTAACGGGATGCTTCACATCACCAACACCTAATGACACCTGACTGGAACAAACAAATGATTCAAATATAGGCTCAACAGTAGGACTGGGTGCAGAAACTGAAAATACATCTGCGGCGTTAACCTTCTTGATTGAAGCTTGCTGCGTTGTACTTTTACGTTTTAACATGGGGCATGTAGCAATTAAATGTCCTTGTTCatgacaataaaaacatttacaaatgtcTGAAAGTGAACCGGTGGATGTGCGAGACTGTGGAGGTTTACTCTTTAATGAGCGCAATGACGCATCCTTATGAGGGAAAGGGGCAGAAAACACAGTTTTATGAATCAGTACAAACTCCTCGGCCAGAACAGCGACTTTAGACAGTACGTCAATCTTCTGCTCATTCAAATACACTACTAGCTGGTCAGGAAGACAGGACTTGAATTCTTCCAGCAAAATCAGCTCTTTAAGCTGTTCAAAGGTGCACACACCACTCACTGAACACCATTTCTCAAACAGGGTGGATTTCTCGTGAGCGAACTCAACATAGGTTTGGCGGTCTACTTTACCAGAGTTTCTAAAACTCTGCCTGTAAGCTTCAGGCACGTGCTCATATGCGCGAAGAACAGTAGCCTTAACAACTTCATATTCCAGACTCTGAATCTGAGCAGGCTTCTTGTGCTTTGCCTGACAATTTACACTGCAATAACAGTGTCCACAAACTTCTAGGCCAGTTTAACATTGTGGCTATTCgctcaaacacagaaaaataagcATCAACTTCGTCTTCTCTAAATACAGGCACTAAACCAACATGTCGGCTAACATGTTGCAGGATGGCTTAACGGTGAGGTCGGGAGTGGAGCAAGCGGTGACGCTGGCATGCTGGAGACATCAGCCCCGGCAGGAGTAGGGGATGCTGCTGCTGAAAGGCAGAATTTCCGTGGAAGAGGCACTGGCTTCCGATGTGGAACAGCCATGTCAAGCTTTCTCCCTTCTGCTTCCAACTCCTTCTCCCGAACGCGCAGCAACTGCGTCTGATATTCCTGCCGCTTTATTTCCAACTCCAACTCTTTCAGAGCCATCTGCATTCCAGGATCTACTGAGCCGATCCGAGGCCGCTCAAAGTAGGCTTCGTCACCCAACCAACCTCCAGGCTCTGTATCGGCACCTGCAGCGCCAGAAGCCTGAGGTGGCCGAGTAGTGACACCTGGAAGCACCTCTCATTCAGGTAAGATCTGCTGCTCCACTAGTGCCTAGTACAGTGCGGTTTTAACCTCCTTCTTGCTAGCGGCCCGCGGAACCGAAATATGAAAGAAGTCGGCTATCAGTAGCAAACGGTCTTTCCGACACTTATCAAATTCCTCTAAAGTCGGACACAACGTAAATGTAACCAAATTAAATGCCACCATACTCTGAATACCGACCTAGCTGCAGTATTAATCaagcaaagaagaaaaaaaaaacagcactcaACCTGCTGGATACtggaagaacagaaaaaaaaaaaaactggaagcACCAAAAAAGAGATAAACCTTCCCCCTATTCCGATCCCAGACGAGCCCCCAATTCTGTTATGACCCAGTCTAGGGTCGGGACACACAGAATGAGAAAAGGCACTGGGTTTTTAACATATTCATGTATGGGTTGGAACAGACATAGGGAgagtaatgacacacacacagcggtgAAATAAAGTGGATATATTATAAATGTAGTGATATACACCATACAGTGAACCAGAGAGGACTTCAGGGTGGACCAAGGCcaaattaacaaacagaaacccTCAGGATAGAAACTAGCTAacctacacaaaaaaacaaacaaaaagattttGAAGTTTACCTTCCCTAAACTCCCTACaaagaaaacagacaaaatacCCACTCCCCAACAGAAATGGCAGTCACACCCCTACTATCGGTTAGATATACAAAGTAgcattatttacaaaaatatatacacgaCCGAGGCAACCAACACAAAAATAGGGCATGGATCAAACTCGATGTCAAGACAGGCAAGGATCAAACCGGATTAgcaaaagcaacaacaaaaccaTGACACAGAACACCCAACACAACCACCAGATTCTAATGAGCAAAGAAGCTGCCAGTGCTAGCCTCCATCCCGGCTTTATAGGGTCGCCATTTCTGATTGGAGGTGGAGTAGCTGGATCATCTGGAAAGCCCGGGCTGGAGTACGGAGTGGACCATCTGAAGAAGCAAGCACaaaacacaggacaggacacacaacacaacctgTGCCTCCCGGGTTGTAACACTGTGGAGTCATTACTGTATTAAAGGCCGATTTGAAGTCCACAAACATTACTCTGGAGTGTCCAGACAATTGAGGACATAACGTATACTCGGATCAACTGAATCCCTTACTGAACAGTTTGCTCTATAAGCTAACAATGTCAGGTCAAGAAGGGGTCAGTGACAGACTTGAGTTGAGAGAAAACTAGCCTTTCAAATAATTCCATGATAACTAATGTTAATGCCACAGGACTATAGTAACTTTGGcaggttttattgtttttcttcagaacAAGAACAATAATACATGTCTTGAAGCATTTTTTTACTTTGCATGGGGTTGATAATCTCAGtgaaaacaaaagcatgaaTCAAGGCTCTTCTCTATTCTGGcacctaggtggtggaatgaagtCTCCCTAGATGTCTAAACAGAAAGTCCTGGCTTTATGATGATTACAGACCTACTTCATAATGGAGTACTTAAATTAGCatattatttaagaaaaaatcaCATCTATGTGTTGTTCATAATACATTATCTCCCTTTGATTGATAGTGCTCTTAGTCTTTGATTTGATGATAGAGACTTCTGTAAGCACTCTGGATAAAGCTGCCTGCCAGATGACATAAATGGATGTCTGGTGTTTTTAATGCTCATAGTGCTTATAAGTGGTTTTCAGGTTTTCAGCATTTCAGTATTGCTGAGTATGAACCATACACTCATATATGGCCTGAAAAACATTGTATTGTTGCACCCCTCATCCAGACAGTGTGAAAATATTCAAAAGGGCTACAGCTAAAATGTATTTGGCAGTAGCTTAAGTTGGGTAGAAAACAAAGGCAAACAAAATGGGTTTTTAATTGTGTTATAAAATGGGTAACGTAAGAGAGGCACAAGCACAGAGGTGAAAAGGGAGAGTGTACCACAGTTTTGGGGCCAACCACACTAAAATCTGTACCTGCAATGGTGTGGAGTCTAGAGGAAGGGACAAACAGCAAATGTGGATCACAAAACTGGAGCATGCATGTAAGCAAGTATGAAACAGCGAGTGGCAACCAAACCCTGCAAGCTTAAAGAGCAGAAAAGTTTGTGTGGCATTGTGATTGGGTGTTTATTGGGTGTTACATTAAAAGTGTATTTATGAATGCGTTTTTCATTGCCACTTCATGAATCCCATACACTAATGAATGTTACCTGCAATGGAATGGGTAATTGCATTGATGTTTGACACAAGGTCATTGTTTCATTTGTAAAATAAGCAAAACTCTGCTCATTGTTTCTACATTTCACATACTTTCACTGCTTTGATAATGTTTATATCATAAACCAAATTACACAGTGAAAAGCACTGCAACATGTGGATTACATTCACTTCTGTGTGTTATGTGACATGACCAGTGGATGGCAGGGACATACCTCTTCATGATGGGGTGTTTTGGTTCCTTAAGGGTTGGAACACAGGGTTGGCTACACTGTGGAATATATGGAGACTTCACAAAATGTGACTTTGTTGGTGGCAGTCAGAGATAGAGGGGCCATGCTGTGTAGTAAACTTTGGAAGTGGGGATGTGGTTAAGTGCTAGTTTGTGAAATGCAAGCAGAGCCAGAGAAGTAGAAAGGATTCCACATCTGCAGGGCATTAGGTTAATGAATGACACAAGCTAATGATATGGTTTCTGAATTTTCATTTTGGTGTAAGACTTGCACTTCCCCAAAACATTATATGCCTATAACAAACCACAGCTCATGTGTGCCTCTGCATAGTTcctacatcatcatcaagaaTGAAAATGATACCACAGTGTTAGGTCATGGcatgtgtaaatatttgaaTGTATTATGATTTAATTTCAAAATTCCAATAACCACAatactttttctatttttttttgtactgtagGTATATCAGGGTTATTAGATGTTTCTCCTAAATATGAGACAAGTGTAAGCTTTAGATTTATTAagacacaaaataacattttatatacactgaATATGTGGACATTTAAGTGTAATGAGAAGACATTCAGATCAGAATTCATATCTTTTGTTTACATCACGCTGTGCATACACAGATCACTTCTAGCTCTACTCCCTTGCCCAAATATTTCTCAGTTTAAATCATAACAGGCCCTTGCACAGCTTGCACATTTTGGGTGATGAGATATTGGCTGACCTCCATAGTATATCATTCAGATAAATGCTTGTGCTTTTAATTTACTGCTAGATAATAGATATGCATAATATaaaaatgcaaacttttgagGAAGGGAAATCATCTGAGAAAACAAACTGCACAATTAAGAATGTCATGCATAATATACTGCTGTACTTGTCTCCTAGATATTTAACAGTTATTATAGTAACAATGGCTTAAATGTATATGTTTAATATATACAATTATTTACTTCTGGTAACATCACTTTAATAACTGTCATTTACATACTCCATAGAAGTGCCCCAGTCACTGAAATATTTTCAAAGTCATGCTGTACCTGCGTTCCAACCATAGTTATTCATCCATTTCATAAATTcatgtattttaataattttagaaACTGTTGCCTTATTTCTTTTGTTCTCAGTCCATAAATTATTGGGTTAAAACAGCTTGGAAAAAGTAAATACATTGTGCTCAGAAATACACGGCTGCTTGGAGAGAAATCATTTCTTACTCTATATAACATAAATGAAATTAGgccaaaaaaaagtgtaaaaatgatAACAATTATATGAGTAATACATGTATTAAGAGCCTTAAAGTGGGCCTTACCAGAATTTAGAACAGTgatgaatattattatataagacACAGCAATGAAAACAAAATCTAAGGCAGGTATGAGGTAAGCTGTCAAAAGTCCTACCAAGTTATTAATAGAAATATCTCCACATGCCAACTGTACCAATGCCATATGTTCACAAAAACAATGGTCTATCACATTATTTCCACAGTAAAATAGTCTTCCTGCCAGACAAACTATTGTGGTAATTAAGATTCCATTTCTGATTAACGGAATGCCAATGAACTTTAAAAAGTTACATATTTTCATATACTTGTAATAAAAAAGAGGTCTGCAAATAGCAAAGTAACGATCCAGCGCCATTGCCAACAATAAAGTAGACTGTAATGTCCCTGAATAATGAATGCAAAACATTTGTATCAGACAACCAACCAAAgaaattccattccattcaaATAAAAAGCTAAACAACATATGTGGTACAAATAGCATTGGTGAACACAAGTCTACAACTGCCATAAGACCAATTAGTACAAACATAGGAGAGTGCAAAGCCCTCTGTGTTATTATTAGATACACAAGAATAGAGTTTCCACAAACTGACAGcaaaaacataaagaaatatgGAATGAATAGCACAGGTCTCCATTCTTCCAAATCAGGAAAACAATTCAGTTtgaaattttttaaagaaacgtTTTGTACAAAGAGATCCTGCATTCTGTTCCACTTTCAAATTCATACAAAATACTACTCTGCAGTTGTTTGGATATTTTTAGGTTTTAGCACAAAATTTAATTATGGTATCATTTTCATGTACAGTTACAGTATTGTAGCTAaaattagatttaaacattgtaCATAGATATTATGTCTAATAGAGTACAAAACCAAGAATAACCCACAAAATCACTTCTAGTATAATCATTATGAATCCATTCATTATTCTTAAAGTTGGCAGTGTTGGCAATAAGAGCTTTTCAGGCCTCTCTGGCTCTAAATATAACCTGTTATTTTCCCATGAGTCATTATGATTTGCCAAAGACTTCTGATGATTTCCATTTTTCAAGCTATGATTTCACCAATTCTTAATAAGTATAAATATGTAACTACTTAATCAGTAATTAATAAGTAATTATTTGTGTGGATTATATTTATTAGGGAAACTGCATAATCCTCTACTAATCCTATAACCCATGGCAAAAACATGGTCAAAAGTTACATTAAATTGTTATTGTttcatattatataattaatttttatatgatataaaattataatatctGACtcaatttttataaattttcCCTCTTGGCATTCACTTACTAATTACAtacacagctttatattaatcaCTCTATCTATAATACAATGCTGTTCATTAAATGCAAGTCTGAAACATCCTTTCTCcatgtatatgtgaaaaaaataagCTTTGCAGTTGTGTACACTTATTTTCTATACTAATTGTATAGTTTCTAAGTTCATGCACATTTCTTCTGTCTGCAAGACAGAGAAAGCATTGGTAAAGATAACAAAATCATTGGTATAGAGTTTATTATGTTACTGCCAACACTGTGCAGTTTTAGCTGAGCACACCTTTACTTTGCATTTTTTTGCTGATATTAGAGTATTATTTCTCCACTTTAAACAGGGCTGTGAGCATTTATACTAGCATTATATTCAGTGCTTGTGCTTGCTGTAGCTCCCTGCCACTCTAGTTGCCTATAGTTTCACAGCTGGTTGGCTTTACCATTACTGAATAATGTGAGATGAAGCTAGTCTTTGCAGTGCTTAACCTTCCAACTGGGGAAACTGGCTTAAGCTGCTGCTTGAAGTGAACAGTAATTCATCATTCTCATGTGACACTAATCAAATGCACTTTACTCACATCCTCACTGATCAGGAATTTGGGATCACCAAACTGTCACATCTGACATGGTGAATCAATTATTTAACTGTTTATCAGAAATTActgatttaaattatttataatactactactaataataattattattagtagtagtagtagtaatagtagtattgAGTCAGGAAATATTTATTGAGTCATGGAAAGACCCATGGGCCACAGACAGTTAGGGTAAGGAGGGGATGAAGAACACCCACTGTTTATTGTAGGAGCCTTATTGCAGGCAAACACCTGCCATGTGATGGCTTAGGATTCTTCTACATACTCGGCCACCAGGACCACCTCCAGAGAAATTCAAGGCCACTTCTGGGTGTTAAGAAAATGGGGAGGCATGCCCCACCTCAAAGCGTAGTGGGAACATATAACTTGCCTGGGGTGCAGCCTTCCAGATCAAGCACTTGCCTTAAGCTAAGGCTCTGATTCTGGATCAAAGTACAACTGAGCTGAAGTTTCAGACAAACCTCCGGAAAAAGTTGGCAAACCACAAGAAGCCCTGGAAAAGTCTGAGGGAGGTGGAGCAAACTGATCTTACCTGGGTCCATGATCAGCAGCTCCTTGGAGAGGATAAAACACAAAGGCACCATGTAAACAGGGAACTCAGAATTCTCTAGGTTGATGTACAGGCAATTCTACAAGAATAATTTTGCCTAACTTAGCCTATGTGGTCTTCCCTAAACTGGCTGTAAATCAAAATGCCATTCAGGTGCACATAGGCATAGTTGTTCAAGGCCTTCCTCAGGACCTCATTAATAAAACACTGGAAGAACGTTCATCAGCCAAAAGGAAATTACAGAATACTCTTAGTGCCTCAAAGGCTTAACAAATACCTTCTTCCACTCTTCCAAACACCAGATGCAAAGCAGACAGGATGCTTATTCCTAGCTTTAAAAGGTCTGGTGTATTATAAAATGTCTGATGCACTTGGAAGAACAACTCCTGCAATAATCCTTCTAAATAAAGATCTCTCCCACATCTTGCTCATTTAACACGTAGCACAACTCACTTTGTTGCCTTTTCCCAAGACAGGGAAGACAGTATGCTGATTTCCAAACAACTGAAAAACTGGGTGACTAAGGACATCAAGGCATCACTGAACAGAAAGAAGGATTCCTTTAGGAACAGTGATAAGGATGAGATGAAATGAACACAGGCTGAACTGAGGggtaaataaaaggaaagaaatgttGTGGGGGAAGCTGGAGAGTAGACCTGAGGCCAGtgatttaaatctgtttttaacAGATTTGATAATGTGATTTCTGCCCAACCTCACCCTAGCTCCTCCTGTTACTCACCCCCATCCCACTACAACCCACCTCTTCCTCCATGCAAcactccccctctccccccctccaTTACACCACCATATACCTCAAATCCCCCACCCTCCCTCCACCAGCACATCACCTAGTAGATCATCTCTGCTCAATGACTCCTGTCCTTCCACTGCAGACCTCCCCTCCTCCTCTATCTGGGCCATCTCCCAGATACACTGTGTCTCCAATTAACATCATGTAATATCCCAACACGAACGCGAACCCTCTCCGGAATACTAATTGCTCATGTGACTCACTGACTGGTTTCCCACGGACATAAATACCCCACGCACGCATTGTTTTACGCGAAGTATCGTCCTCACGTGACCTACTGAGCGTTTCTGTGTTTGAGAGTTATTTCAACCAGGTCACCAAGTATCACGCTGCCCTGAGAAACCAACCACATCTCAGGTGGGAGAGATTAAAAACTCTGCTAAGGTGTCTTTATCATCCATACTGCACTATGCTGATCAGATGTTTCCTGTCTCAGCGCTACTAGACTCTGGCGCGGCCGTCAACATCATCGATAGCGGCCTCGTAGAGAAGTTACACCTTCCCACTACACCATGCATCCCTCCTCTATGAGAGACGGCCATCAACAACCAACCTATTGGGGAGGGATTCCTTTACCGTCAGACTCAACCCCTTGACCTCCAAATCGGGCTCTTTCACCATGAGAGGACCACGTTCTTCGTCATTTCCTCACCTGCTAACCCCATCGTTTTGGGCCTACCCTGGCTTCAACAGCATGAGCCTCGCATTTCCTGGAGAGACGGGGAACTGACACACTGGTCTCTTCACTGCCAGAGCCATTGTTTCTCTCCCACCTCACCACGTCCATGCTTCACTACAACAATAAAAAGCCCCGAACCCAATCACGCGGTCAGAATTCCCAAGGAGTATAAGGACTTGCACGAGGTGTTCAGTAAGGAGAGGGCCTCTCATCTGGATTTAAGCTGGATTTCTCATCAAGCTGGATTTACGGAGCGCTTACAACCTCGTGCGTATCAGGGAGGGGGATGAATGGAAGACGGCATTCCACACGACCCGGGGACACTACGAGTACctggtgtggaataaaaattctactgcaCTCACTAccaaaatctgactccagctccacaccgacccgacagctcagtctgagcgagactcatagttagtaaggcctcaaaactaaattagccaatcaagcagactagatgaatgcagataagagattttattttgtaatcagcgctgacacaagaattgagatgctcacgcatgaacgtcccaacaacctctccccgGGGAACTCCagctacagcctttatatacatttcccttatctttccaatgcaacacgtcactggttctttgccgagataatcccacccatttttcttttttggaccttttagattctttttacaccattatctttgaatttacaacttttcgaataccattataattaaacttccctaaatcattatatcaaaaaaattgggcgtttccacccccaccagtggg
The window above is part of the Hemibagrus wyckioides isolate EC202008001 linkage group LG17, SWU_Hwy_1.0, whole genome shotgun sequence genome. Proteins encoded here:
- the LOC131368219 gene encoding olfactory receptor 52K1-like, yielding MQDLFVQNVSLKNFKLNCFPDLEEWRPVLFIPYFFMFLLSVCGNSILVYLIITQRALHSPMFVLIGLMAVVDLCSPMLFVPHMLFSFLFEWNGISLVGCLIQMFCIHYSGTLQSTLLLAMALDRYFAICRPLFYYKYMKICNFLKFIGIPLIRNGILITTIVCLAGRLFYCGNNVIDHCFCEHMALVQLACGDISINNLVGLLTAYLIPALDFVFIAVSYIIIFITVLNSGKAHFKALNTCITHIIVIIFTLFFGLISFMLYRVRNDFSPSSRVFLSTMYLLFPSCFNPIIYGLRTKEIRQQFLKLLKYMNL